A region of Thiofilum sp. DNA encodes the following proteins:
- the cmoB gene encoding tRNA 5-methoxyuridine(34)/uridine 5-oxyacetic acid(34) synthase CmoB yields MDLQAYFNAVDQALSALPWAEQWRTQLPVQINEVLNAPHGKREEWLQALAQLPPSTPSIVDLNAAAIQMGQAQDLSPEQQVVLRQSLETFIPWRKGPFNLFGTYIDTEWRSDWKWQRVLPHLSDLTGRTILDVGCGSGYHLWRMRGAGAKLVIGIDPSLFFLMQFQCVRHYLPYEPVYYLPLKSEDLPILKEGEGFDTVFSMGVLYHRRSPLQHLLELKGVLRAGGELVLETLVVEGDERTVLMPEDRYGKMRNVWFIPSTALLELWLRRLGFVAIRTVDVGQTSLEEQRRTEWMRFESLADFLDPTDHNKTIEGYPAPKRAVLIAQLPA; encoded by the coding sequence GTCGACCAAGCTTTAAGCGCTTTACCTTGGGCTGAGCAATGGCGAACTCAACTGCCCGTGCAAATTAATGAAGTGCTCAATGCTCCTCACGGTAAACGTGAGGAATGGTTACAAGCTTTAGCCCAATTGCCGCCAAGTACACCATCAATAGTTGATTTGAATGCGGCTGCTATTCAAATGGGTCAAGCGCAAGATCTAAGTCCAGAGCAGCAGGTCGTATTACGTCAGAGCCTAGAAACCTTTATTCCTTGGCGCAAAGGACCGTTTAATTTATTCGGTACTTATATCGATACCGAATGGCGTTCCGATTGGAAATGGCAGCGTGTGCTACCGCATTTAAGTGATTTAACTGGGCGTACTATTTTAGATGTAGGTTGTGGTAGTGGGTATCATTTGTGGCGTATGCGTGGAGCGGGTGCGAAGCTAGTCATTGGCATTGATCCTAGTCTGTTTTTTCTCATGCAATTTCAATGTGTGCGGCACTATTTGCCTTATGAACCCGTCTATTACTTACCGCTAAAAAGCGAAGATTTGCCCATCCTCAAAGAAGGTGAAGGGTTTGATACGGTATTTTCTATGGGAGTGCTATATCATCGTCGCTCGCCTTTACAGCACTTGCTGGAATTAAAAGGTGTATTACGAGCGGGGGGCGAGTTGGTATTGGAAACCTTAGTGGTAGAAGGGGATGAGCGCACGGTATTAATGCCGGAAGATCGCTATGGTAAAATGCGCAATGTATGGTTTATTCCTTCCACAGCGTTATTAGAGTTATGGTTACGCCGCCTTGGGTTCGTGGCGATTCGCACGGTAGATGTGGGGCAGACCAGTCTTGAAGAACAACGACGTACCGAGTGGATGCGTTTTGAGTCGTTGGCGGATTTTCTTGATCCAACTGATCATAATAAAACCATAGAAGGCTATCCAGCACCCAAACGAGCGGTACTCATTGCTCAATTGCCTGCTTAG